One Argentina anserina chromosome 6, drPotAnse1.1, whole genome shotgun sequence genomic window, ATACAGAGTGCGATcattatgaaatttcagaatctGGATGGTGAATTAATTTTCGTGGCAATGCCTTTTTTGTTCAGCTAAGATCGATGCTACTCTATAAGAATGTCGGACATTTTGCGAGGACTGTAGTCGTGTGTATGGTGTTTGTTGTGGAATCATCTAGTAGTAATTGGTTGGTCTGGTATCGAATTACGGTGAATAATGGGGTATCGAGTCACTATCACTCAATCAGTGAGTGATTGGAAATCTTTAGTGTAATCGCCTAGGTGAATGTCGACTTTCTGGATAAGCATGGCTCTAGTGTCATGGCCTTATGGCAGCATTGAACACAGACAGGTATCTGCCTCAATCTTGTTTATAGGGAGGAAGCCCTTTCTAATGAGGACCCTTAAGTTGAGGACTTTTCGGCTTATTCCACTTTTGATCTTATATTTTCATCTCAACTGTTCAATTTATTGGTATTTATGAGTAgatcatttatacaaattttcAACCAGCGTGAACTTAAGGGTCAACTAATTAGTTATCGGAACTGCATAATTGATGCCAGTGAATGGAAATTTTCTTTCACTGTATTCATTTCGAAGTCCGACTAAAACCTTCCTTCTTATTTtgccttttcttttggttgaaaaaaaaactaccttTTTCACCTAATACATACACCATCAACCAAACCTCCATTATGTCAACTCTAAAGTCCTGTATCTTCCTTGAGCGCGATGAATCTTAAACTGTGACCGGAGACCGATCGTCAACTAGTAACCGAGCCCAGCCAACCCAATGGGTAAGCAACTAAGCATGTATatatgctctctctctctctctctctctctctctggttctttctttctctttttgtcTCCCTCTCACTCTTTGACATGCTTTCTTCAATACATGGCCGCCTGGAAATTATACAGCTCGCTTTATGAAATCTTGGCTCCACCCTTGGTGATCACTAGATATCAAGTCGATCAGATTCTTCTATTAAacatttcttttagtttggaATAAGTGAACAAATTTTGCATTTTGAGGTTAGTACGTTTTGACTCAAAACGTAAAAATTAGATCAAGTATGAATTTGTCGACCATACATACGGACACTGAAGCTTGAAGTTATCAAACACTAAATTTTTTACAATTAGTAAAACACTCGGGAAATATATTAAATCATCAACAAGACAACAATGCTGGTCTTCCAGAAAGACTGATGCTCTCAGCAACTGAAACTGGTTTCTATCTTTCGTCAGTAGTCGTATTTGTTCCTCTCTGATCTGCTCCTTCCACTCCCGATCTTGATATCAATGAACTTAACAATGCTCCACAGACGatcaattttaattcaatctTTTAGGTAAGCTTCAACTCTTCTTTAGTAATCACTAGTCTAACCTCAAAGCTCCAATTTTACACGTACTCATCATGATCTGAGGGTACTTTCTTGATACCTCGACCATCATcgatcatcttcatcttcttgcAAACTAAAGCTCACTTAGGGCCTCTATCGGTCCAAGTAATACCATCAGTAGTGTACGCCGTCCTAATTTTTCTATTACATCTCCATCTCCACATACTATTATAACTAGAAACTCTCCTTTAATTTGATGTCAACAGCTTCACAAAAAAATAGATTTGCCAAAACTACACACCCATGCTAGAGAGAATGATaagttaaaataataatataggAATGGTCAAAAATGTAAAATAGTAAGAAAACAACAATTACAAgagataaaaaagaaagaggtGTTGTAGTTAGCCCTATTTTAGTTGCTAGTGGAAAGTTGAATCCGTGCAAAGGCACGAGTAAAATGCTAGTAAACTATAAATTCCTACTCTTCAAGAATGTGCTCCAAAAAGAGCAAGAGACCGCCGAAAATTGAGTAGATATCGATAGCGTTTCatgtataacttgtttagtctAATCAACATATTGCAAAAACGTCATTCATTGCATGAATATCCAGCTTCTAATCAGCAATCGAAAATCTCCTTCGACCAATTTAAGGATCAACAATAAGTACATGTATGGAAGTTGGTACgttatttagttttttttgttacaattatttagtaaaaattttgaGTACCATTGTTCAGTAATTAGgtgtatgaaaaaaaaaaaggaaaaaaaaaggttggcTTTCATGTTAGGCCTGACCAGAGACGGATCCATGATTTAATAATAAGGTGTGCTAAATTTCGGCGAagcccaaaaaaaaatttaaggaCTTCGTAGTAGATCAATGATAATTTCAACATGGAAATAATAGTTTACGCCTATTAGAACAAGCCAGAAGACTGAGATTCAAGTTAAATGAATTATCATATGTACTTTGTGTTgataaaaaaactaaaaaaactaaaaaaacataacaaataaacccaaaaaactAATATAAGAAGTAGATACGAATCAATCGATATATACATGAGATTTCTTAATCAATATGATTATGAATGaggattttttaaataaagtgattagaattttagagtgaCAAAGAATTACAGAGGACGAGAGAGAACGGAGTCATGTAGCGGTGGATAAGAAAAATAGTCTTGACTTTCAacctatttttttaatatttttttttcttatgctcTAACGTaataaaatttgagtttcttttgaaaaaaTCCGCAAACCCCAGCCCCCCTCTGCATCCGTGCATCCGTGCTTGGGCCTGACCTTCATTTAATCTCACTTCTGTCTCTTCCAACTTCGACCAAGAAAAACTGGAAGTCCTTCTCCTTTGTCTGAAATATCAGCCACAGAGAGAGAAGCAGAGCTCGTAACAATGGCGATGGTCTCCTTGAACCTCGGCAGCGGCCCAAATCCCAAGGTACGCAGAAATTCATAATTTCCCGctgtttttattattattattattatataaattggaTAATTAATAAGCTCCTCCATTTCCGATTTGGGTAGGTGCTCCAAGTCAGTtgcagaaagagagagaggagcaGAGATAACTATGACCCCTACAAAGTCATCGAAATTACTCCTCCGCCCAAGAACCTCGGCGTCCGTTGCTTTCCCTCtgtaactctctctctctctctctacctcAATTGCCCTTTGCTCATTTCCATACCTCATAAGTTCATATCCAAGTTTCTGCTATTGTTTATCAGCTTTGTGGTTTTGGGATTTCGTAGTTGCCTTTAATCATGTTTATGCTAATTAATTATTATCTTAAGGGATGTCATAGTTGGGATGTGATGAGAGGGCACAAATTGGGATTGGGGTTTAAGTGCATATGCTTCTTCCCTTGTTTATTTTGTGTGGGCTGTAATCCACTATGTCTAATCCATCATGATTAGCGCTCAAACAATGTGAGTATCAGGCTTGAATGGTGGTGAGTAGTGATTAGGATGCTGCTTCTTTCGTGTGCTGATAAGATTTTTGAGGAAAATTTTGAAGTGTATGAATCTGGAGATTGGGAAGAGTTGGTACCAGTTGCGTGATCGATGTATTGAAACGTGAAGGAGTTGTTATTTGGAACCACTTTTGCTTTGGGGTGGCATGATCGCGTATTCCGATGGATTGGTGTAGGCAAAATGGCCCTTTTTAGtagttagagaagaataggaGACTGAACCAATATACATCCCACTTAGGAACCTTAGTATAAGCCTTTAGGACCAGTTAGGAATCTTAgcttttaaaatatttactCTGTTTTGAAACTGCATTAGTATATGTGGAGACCTTTGAACTTGTGGAGATGTGGTCTAGGACTAGAAGTAAGAAAGGGGTTCTCTTTCTTGAAACATTTTCAGTGCAAATTTTAGCTGCTGTTTTAGTATACATCTCTTCCTCAGTGCATGTTTCTCCATAACTTTCCAAATCTATGAGAATCTGAATGATTTGTAGGACAAAATGAGTGTTGAAATGTAGATGAGCAATTCATTTAATTGGAATCATTCCTGGCTAACTTTATCAAGCATGAAAGAGAGCAATAATATGTCAGCTTTAGAGGATGAGAGAGTGCTAATTTCTGTAGAGATAGGGAGTCTCCAATTAGAATTCTGGATTCAATCGATTAAAGTTGTGATGGTAAGCTCTCTAACAGAGGATAGCAGTACTGAAAAATAATTGATGAAACAGtaattgagaagatctagcaATGctgattttctttcttctttccgTTTTATTCCTTTTGGACTTGCCATCAAACATAATTAACAGATGGCCTCTGATGATCTGAAAAAGAAGTCTGTAACAGTTCAGGTAGTTTTAACTATTTGAAGGATGACATGGGTCATCTTGAGGAAGAGATGGTACAATAACCAAGCAACATGTCAGTTTGGGTTGGATATATTTAGAGGAATGTTTGTTTGCAATTTATGCTTATAGTTTGAAGCACATGGATCATCTGAGTTCTTGGTATCATGGTAGTATTTTCTtatacttgaaaaaaaaaatctgcagTTCTGTATTAATCCATCCTCTTTTTCTGCTAAGCAATTGTTGAAAACCATATGAAACTTGAACCCACTGAGACTCCTCCAGTCTCCATCCATTTTGTCTTTGTATGGATGAGCTCAGATTCCATTTAACTCAAACACCAACCACAGCACTATGCATGAGCTCAGAAAATCATGAAATAGCAATAGAAGCTTCCTCATACTTTATGTACACTCAACAGTGAACACTAATTGTTTTATGTCTGTCATGCTGTTCGTATTAATCTGTTACTTCATTGATGGGGATTACTAAGTAGGCCCAATATGATTAGTAGAATTGTGTCTGTCTTGTTGTCAATATTACTCTGTTGCTTCTATAATGGGAATCAATAGGCCCTATATGATCAGTGGGATTTGAAGCATAATGTATCCTCCATGTTTTCCTCGTGCATATTCTGATTGCAACTTCTCTCTTCTGCAGAACATGCAATGCGGGGAGATTGTGACAATCGAAAGCCAGACTTATGCAATCTCGGCTGTAACTCATAGGTACCAGCTTCGAAAGGGGAAGTACCAACCAAGCGAGAAGAGACTCGATGTCTTATCCACGTCGCGATACGTCTTGAATTTATACTTGGATAATTTACTAGAACAGTCTTGAGACTTGTAGCTTAAGTTAGTTCCACTTCCACACACTGTTGAAATTCTCCATGATTTGATTGTGCAGTTCTTCTATTTCCTTAtgctaactttgttggttatcCATGAGCTTTGTAGTAGTTTTCCCAGTGTTGGAATGTAACTAATGTAAGCCTGTAAAAGTAAGAGAGGATGTGATtggtaaaaagtaaaaacatgttTACCTGACTGGTGACAGCGGTCCCGCCAGTTGTGATATTGTCTAACCTCCACCACCGAAATCATTACACGTGTCGAAGACCCGGTGATTAGTTTCCCCTGCCAAAAAATCCACAGCAACCTGTCATGTTCCAAATCCCATGTATCAGAACCCGTTCGATTTCCCCGACCCGAATCACGACTCCAGGTCAAGGGGAGTGGGTTAAAATCGGGTCCCACTCTCTCAGCTCAGGGCATGTTACATGTTACACGTAAAGTGGTTACTCTTACAGTCTTACAAGGACTACCCAACTACCGTGTGTTCCCTCACACCAGAACCTCCGCCCCCACGAAAAAGCCCTCAATGTGGCGGGTCCCCGACGGCGTGGCGTTTTGGGCCCTCATGTCCGAGGTACGTGACCCGAATCAGGGCAACTCGGGGCACCGCGGTGTGGAAAAGAGGACTCTGCCCCTTCCCCTAAGTGATTGGCCGgtacaattaaaaaaattgggtTCACCGCAGGCGGCACCATAGTTTCATGCGCCGGGCATGACAGCCGTCCACGTGCACCTGGCGACGTTCACGTGCGACCATGTGGCGCCCGCGAAAGAAGTTAATGGGGTTTTATTTTTGGTAGCGCGGTTACTTAAGCCCACCATGTGATTACTATTAATATAGTTTTCAATACGTTAGATGAGCCTTTTCCTTGTTATTATGGGAGTAAATTAAGACATAAATTATTGGTGAATATTggtaattaaattaaatttttaaggGCTTGCATGTGCTCCCTGAATCTTGGTGTTTTTGACCAATGAGATATGTAAGAAAAACATAGGGAGGGGGATTGACGGGGACGGCCAATCATATGGGGACATGTCAGCTGGGTTGGATCGCGGCAGGTCATTTTAGAATCAATTGGGGATATTCTTTTCAGTGTCTGATAATTTTTCTTGTTTGGGAGACTTGTATAGTTGTATTATTGGAAGAGTAATATACTGGATTTTTTTAAGGGGACAGAAGTCTGATTTGATGTATGAGAAGAGAATAATGGATAAGCATCCTATATCATAAAACATTGGTTTGGATCAGAGGGTGGAGTTAGGTTTAAGTAGAGAATATCGATTTTTGGGATAGCTGTTTTCTTTTGtggttttgaacttttgatcCACGCACTTTTCTTAAAATCATAAGATGGTTTTTCTTTCTAGGATTCCATATAAGCCTTGAACCATAATTTATTTTGTAACATAAGACAAGGAGATCTCGAACTCAACGAAATGTTGTTGAGTTATTATCTCAACATAAAAACAATTTCATAAAAACTTTGAGTATTATCTGATAACGTGATAAAAAGAGTGACATATATTACTATGTCGAAACGTCTCATTCGCATCAAGGCAAGAATCTAGCTCTATCCCAAATTCCCAATATAGTTACCATCATTTTATAACTATATAAGTCATAACCATCTCTATGAAAAATTTGTAAGTTATGCTCCAATAATCTAGCTTTACTCAAATACCACGGGCATTAACTaccaaatttcaaaatcactTGCAAACGTGTTTAaacttcccccccccccctaacATCTTGTCCATGCTCACACACATCATACCTAACTTACGGTATTGTATCGCAACAATTCGACAATAGCTTATCCTAAAATCACAAATAATTTTCATTAATTCAcatatattgtatataaaatTCATATAACCCAGTTGCTTTCACCTACACTCGTGTTAATTTGTCAACACAAAAGAGTTCCCTGACCACATAACACACGATCAGAAAATAATcagcacaaaaaaaaaaccgtaAAATGAGACTccattaattatttatattcacaaaaaaggaaatacaattatcaattcaaataattaaagGCGTGAGCGCCCAAAGTAAAAGAGGCAGGTGCCCCCCCCATAACCCATCCCCTAacagactctctctctctctctctctctctccctcactaaAAACCATTTCTTTgtacaaaagaagaagcagaagcaAAAAAATTATCGCAGAGGAGGAACCACTCGAAAACAAAGACGGCTTTCGAGCATAAATTGCTTTTGCTTCGTCTTCTTCACAACGCGACGAAAATCCACAGAAGCAAAAACACCCCCCCTCCATTTTTCCCCCTAAATTTTATTActattctcttcttcttcttcttcttcttgttcgtcttcatcatcttcttcttgtggCTTTCGTCCTCTCTTGCGTTCTTGCTCCGATCGGATCTGAAGCTCTCTTCAGACTCAAAAGCCATTTCActttatctctctctctctggaaCCCACCAGCCATGCAACACTGCTCTGCTCTGTGATCAGGTACCCCACTCTCAGCTTTTActtacttttttatttattgaattCGAGTTGGGTTTTTGTTTGGAATCGAAATTAGGTGCGGGGTTTTGGGCTTATGATCAGTCAGGGTTCTGGGTTTTCTTGGTTCTTTCACCAAAGTTGGAATTGGGGGGAAGTTGTTGCTGTTGCGTTTGGATTGTGAAAGATA contains:
- the LOC126799874 gene encoding uncharacterized protein LOC126799874 — encoded protein: MAMVSLNLGSGPNPKVLQVSCRKRERSRDNYDPYKVIEITPPPKNLGVRCFPSNMQCGEIVTIESQTYAISAVTHRYQLRKGKYQPSEKRLDVLSTSRYVLNLYLDNLLEQS